Part of the Listeria innocua genome is shown below.
AAAGCCCAATTCCTTTCTTTTCGAAAGTGCAAAGAATAGACTGTTACATTTCGTTGTTAGCGAGCGTACAAAAAAGCCAGCGCGGCATCTTACTGCCTCACTGGCTTTATCGCTTATTTTATTGTTAACATTGCGGCAATTTCTGCTGCTGATTCGGCTTGTTCAATCTGCTCAAGTAAGTGATGTTTCATAATTAAATTAGTAAGCTGGCTTAGCGCATTAATATGTGTATAGGAGTCAATGGAAGCGAGCACAATAATTAACTTCACTTGATCCTTCGCTTTACTTGAAAATGATACTGGCTGATTTAAGCGCAGTAAGCTCATTCCGACTCGATATGCGCCGTCATCCACCGACGCGTGTGGCAGTGCTATCCCTGGTGCAATAACGATATATGGTCCTAGCTTTTCAATGTTTTCAATCATAGCTTGTTGATAGTTTCCTGATATATAGCCTTCTTGTTGTAGTGGTTTTGACGCAACTCGGATAGCTTCATGCCAATCCGCCACACTATCTTTAAAAATAATTCGTTCTTTTGGCAACAGTTCTTCAAGTGTTGGCGATTTTTCAAGTTGGCTGTCCGATTGCACTTGGAACAATACCGACTTCAGCTTGGCCGCCAATTTTTCGCGGTCTTCCACTTTGGCATATTGATCCACTACATCAAGCACAGAAGACAACATGCGCGCATCCGAATCCTTTTGCAAAACGTGCGGGGCAATCGCCTTCATCAGTTGTTGCTTCTGCGCCTCAGTCAAAATCGGACTAACGATGAAAACTGGTGCTTTCGGTTCCATAATTGGCAAAGTCGACACAATAAAGTCTGGCGCGTATAACCCTTTTTCAAATTCACGGATGGAAATTGGTTCTAATATTTCAACACGTTCACCGAGTAATTGTGCAAGTTGCCGCTCAATCATCCGCGACGTTCCTACCCCTTTCGAGCAAACAATTAAAAGTTTCTTCCGTTCAACTAAAGTATTGTTTTTGCGAGAAAGATAACCGCCGAACAAAATCGTTACGTACGCTATCTCATCTTCGGGGATTTTTTCACCGAGTAAATCTTCTAGTGGTTCTAATGATTTTTTTGTAATCTCATACACGTCACTATAACTTTGCTTAATATCTGTTCGCAGCGGATTAATCCATTCAATTTGGAATTTAAGCCGATAATATGCTGGTTGTAAATGGAGCAATAAATCTTTTTTTAAATTACGGTGGTCTTCAAAATTCACACAAGCAAGGCGCTCAAATTCGGCAATAATTTTCTCAACAATTATATCCAGCTTTCCTTCAACAGCTGCATCATCATTCAAGCGACTAGCGCCAAGTAAAAGTTTGCCTAAATAAGTAATTTCCGCATGATTGATCTTAAAATGCTCTTTTTGCTGTAATTGCTCGTAAATTTCCTGAGCAATATTAAAAGATTCTACTTCATGTTCTTCGTGCTCATTTAAATAACAATCGCGTTTCATTCGTTCTTTAAAGAAGAAAATCATAATTCCGATTCGTTCAATGACCTCGTCTGTATAACGAATACCGATTTTTTTCTCTGTCACTACTAATATTTCAAAAATTGTATCTAAATGTGGGAAAAGTTCTTTATTTTTAATCATTGGATTTATTTTCATTAAATCGAGTAACTGGTCTGCTGTGGCTATTTCTTCGTTATTCATACAATAATGAATGAAAAACTGACGAATACTACGTTCATCACCAAGAACCATATTCCCATTTTTCCGGTCATAAGCGAGCTCTAAGTTAAACTGTTTGAGCGCTAATTTTAACTGTTTAATATCCTGTAAACTAGTGTTACGACTAACTTCATTGCACGCATTAATTGTATCAATAATTACACGCGCATCTGTTACAAGCAGAAAAAATAAAATACGGATACGACGCTCACTTGCTGAAAAGACTTTGTGGCTCGCTTCCCTATTTCCAAGGATTTCTTTAATTGTCGATTTTTCATCTTCTAATAAATAATAACCTTGTCCACGAACGGATTGAATACCATCAAGCCCTATATCATCTAATTCTTTATTAATTTTTTCAACATCATATTGTAGTGTTCGTTTGGAAATTCCTAGTTCTTCTTGTAATTTCTCGGGTGCAAGATATACATTCGCCACGACGAGCGATTCGAGCAGCATCATATTTCTAGCATCAAATTGTACCACTTGGCCTACCTCCTTGATTTCGGTCTAGAAGGTAAAAAGATATGTCTACTTTAAGGTTATGCGAAAATGTGATATTTTTCAAGTTAATTTTTATTTCAGGCACAAAAAAACCGACAAAGCCAAATGACTTTGTCGGTTTGAATCGTATCAGATATTATTTGCTGATGTTAGAAACAACGCCAGCGCCTACTGTACGTCCGCCTTCACGGATAGAGAATTTAGTACCGTCTTCGATAGCGATTGGTGCAATTAGTTCAACTGCAAGCTCAATGTTATCACCAGGCATTACCATTTCAGTACCTTCTGGAAGTGTAACAATACCAGTTACGTCAGTAGTACGGAAATAGAATTGTGGGCGGTAGTTGTTGAAGAATGGAGTGTGACGTCCACCTTCTTCTTTAGTTAAAACATAAGTTTCAGCTTTGAAGTTAGTGTGTGGAGTAATCGAACCTGGTTTAGCTAATACTTGACCACGTTGGATATCTTCACGAGCAACACCACGTAGAAGTGCGCCAATGTTGTCGCCAGCTTCAGCGTAGTCTAGTAATTTACGGAACATTTCTACTCCAGTTACTACTACTTTTTTGCTTTCTTCTTCAATACCGATAACTTCTACTTCGTCACCAACTTTAACTTGTCCACGTTCAACACGTCCAGTTGCAACTGTTCCACGACCAGTGATTGAGAATACATCCTCAACTGGCATCATGAATGGTTTGTCAGTATCACGTTCTGGAGTTGGAATGTAAGAATCTACAGCTTCCATTAACTCGTCAATTTTAGCTTCCCAGTCAGCTTCACCTTGAAGTGCTTTAAGAGCTGAACCTTTGATTACAGGAATGTCATCGCCAGGGAATTCATATTCAGTTAATAGATCACGAATTTCCATTTCAACTAATTCTAGTAATTCTTCATCGTCAACCATGTCACATTTGTTCATGAATACAACGATGTATGGAACACCAACTTGACGTGAAAGTAAGATATGTTCACGAGTTTGTGGCATTGGGCCATCAGCAGCAGATACTACTAAGATAGCTCCGTCCATTTGTGCAGCACCAGTGATCATGTTTTTAACGTAATCGGCATGTCCTGGGCAGTCAACGTGTGCATAGTGACGGTTGTCAGTTTGGTACTCAACGTGAGCAGTAGAGATTGTGATACCACGTTCTCTTTCTTCTGGAGCACCATCAATTTGATCATAAGCTTGTGCATCAGCAAAGCCTTTTTTAGCAAGTACAGTTGTAATTGCAGCTGTTAAAGTAGTTTTACCATGGTCAACGTGTCCAATAGTACCAATGTTAACATGGGGTTTAGAGCGGTCAAATTTTTCTTTTGCCATTTTAAAATATCCTCCTCGATAATTCAATAATTATTTTTTACTTAGCTTAAATTTAAACTAAGTAATACTTCTAACTAAAGTTATACTTGATGTTGCGAAAAAAATCAATTAATCTTCTTTGTTGTTTCCACCATT
Proteins encoded:
- the tuf gene encoding elongation factor Tu is translated as MAKEKFDRSKPHVNIGTIGHVDHGKTTLTAAITTVLAKKGFADAQAYDQIDGAPEERERGITISTAHVEYQTDNRHYAHVDCPGHADYVKNMITGAAQMDGAILVVSAADGPMPQTREHILLSRQVGVPYIVVFMNKCDMVDDEELLELVEMEIRDLLTEYEFPGDDIPVIKGSALKALQGEADWEAKIDELMEAVDSYIPTPERDTDKPFMMPVEDVFSITGRGTVATGRVERGQVKVGDEVEVIGIEEESKKVVVTGVEMFRKLLDYAEAGDNIGALLRGVAREDIQRGQVLAKPGSITPHTNFKAETYVLTKEEGGRHTPFFNNYRPQFYFRTTDVTGIVTLPEGTEMVMPGDNIELAVELIAPIAIEDGTKFSIREGGRTVGAGVVSNISK
- a CDS encoding BglG family transcription antiterminator, which produces MVQFDARNMMLLESLVVANVYLAPEKLQEELGISKRTLQYDVEKINKELDDIGLDGIQSVRGQGYYLLEDEKSTIKEILGNREASHKVFSASERRIRILFFLLVTDARVIIDTINACNEVSRNTSLQDIKQLKLALKQFNLELAYDRKNGNMVLGDERSIRQFFIHYCMNNEEIATADQLLDLMKINPMIKNKELFPHLDTIFEILVVTEKKIGIRYTDEVIERIGIMIFFFKERMKRDCYLNEHEEHEVESFNIAQEIYEQLQQKEHFKINHAEITYLGKLLLGASRLNDDAAVEGKLDIIVEKIIAEFERLACVNFEDHRNLKKDLLLHLQPAYYRLKFQIEWINPLRTDIKQSYSDVYEITKKSLEPLEDLLGEKIPEDEIAYVTILFGGYLSRKNNTLVERKKLLIVCSKGVGTSRMIERQLAQLLGERVEILEPISIREFEKGLYAPDFIVSTLPIMEPKAPVFIVSPILTEAQKQQLMKAIAPHVLQKDSDARMLSSVLDVVDQYAKVEDREKLAAKLKSVLFQVQSDSQLEKSPTLEELLPKERIIFKDSVADWHEAIRVASKPLQQEGYISGNYQQAMIENIEKLGPYIVIAPGIALPHASVDDGAYRVGMSLLRLNQPVSFSSKAKDQVKLIIVLASIDSYTHINALSQLTNLIMKHHLLEQIEQAESAAEIAAMLTIK